The nucleotide sequence gtggtctattaaaattatggaaatgattgattatgataaactaatgaactcaccaaccttttggttgatacttgaaagcatgtttattctcaggtatgaaagaaatcttccgctgtgcatttgctcattttagagatattacttggagtcattcatgatatattttaaaagacgttgcattcgagtcgttgagttcatcaaggttaatattaagtcaattatagttggatatattatgaaagaatatgcatgccgtcaactttcgatgtaatgaaagtttgacttttaaaaacgaatgcaatgtttgtaaaatgtatcatatagaggtcaagtacctcgcaatgaaatcaactattgtgaatcgtttataatcagtatgaacgggtcctttcactaactAGTTTAAGGTAATTAAGTTATTTTTGACGTGTACTTCGACACCcatcaaattttggcgccgctgccggggaggtgtgcgcttgattgcaagctcttatttgtAATGTGTTTGCTTTTAAATTTTGAAAaagccataaaaattataaaacctaaaaaatccaaaaatattttttcattttattagttttgttcGGTTTTACGCGTTATGTTTTCTTGTTTGTGTTCTTTTCAGGTAGGCGGAAATCCTATTTGCAACAATGGCAGAGAGAGACACACGAGGTGTGGATTTGTATTACCAACCGGGTGATTACGAAGATCACTCACCAATTGTTTATCCGGCTCTGAATGCGGATAACAATAGAAGATTTGAGGTTCACCCTCAATTGATTTCTATTTTGCCAAACTACTGAGGTATGACAACGGAAGAACCTTATGAGCATATCACTGagttcaatgagatttgtgctacaaATCTGGTAAACGGGTTCACGGATGAAGAGGTACGCCTTCGCCTATTTCCTTATTCTTTAAAAGATAAAGGAAAGCGTTGGTTTTTGTCCTTACCTGCCCGGAGTATCACTACTTGGGCGGTGATGAAAAAGAAATTCCTTGAGGAATTCTATCCGATAAGTAAAACTTCGGATATGCGTATGAAAATAAAATCTTTTAGGCAATTTCCAGATGAACTttttcatgaagcatacgaaaGTCTGAAGGAATTACTTAGATCTTGTCCTCATCATGAAATACCGAAATGGGAACTTGTCAAAGttttttatgatggtcttgactcaCAAAATAGACAATTCCTATTAGTGGCTAGTGGTGGTGTGTTTATGACTCGAAGTAGTGAGGATGAATGGGCATTTTTCGAGCAATTgagcaagggttcaaaaacccaagcttcTGTTGCACGGCAAACTCACAATCCTTCCCAGGTTAACCACATGTCTAACTCGGGAGGTTTGACTAGGAATTTAGAAAAGGAGTTAGATGAGATAAAGATGTTGCATCCAATGTTTAACAACCCGAACCAGGGTGGTAGTGTTAATTTTGTGCAGGTTCAGGATGTGTGCTCGATATGTGGCGATGCTTCTCATTATGCAAATGGTTGCAAAAAGGGGATACCATTAGGGATAGAAGAGCAAGTGAACGAGGTTCAAGGGCGGAAGTATGATCTATATTCTAACACTTACAACCCAGGGTGGaggatgtaacgaccctggattttctaacgtttAATTAATActgtttattattaatgcttgcatgttaatgaatgtattttattacactTACTTGTCACCGTACATGACCTTGCATGTCCCGACACGTCTTTgggacacacgaacttttcacgaataatatttcggatattatttgtatccatgattaattattattaatcatttttaattaactagtgttaatagttaattacttgggctttgttggattaacttgttaattacttgaacttgggcttttattaatgttaatggacttagaagcccaccttactaatcttaatggactaattagcccatctttcatgtaagtattactttaaggcttaactagtttgattagtgcatatggaatctagttactacatACTTACACCCTGTTCCAACACCATGCAACCTTATTACCATTTTTTTGAGCCAAATACATGAAGTAACTAGTGGACTTTTTCCTTCCCCTTTCCCCTTGTGAAACCGTCGGCCATAGTGGGACAAAGGGAGGCTTCAAAACTTTTTTTTGATTAACTTATCTACTAGTATTCTCTTGTTTCATTTCACTTTACACACACATCAAACTTACTTCTctttttttctctcattttctctctacatTGTAGGTAACTTGAACAAATTTTTCTCTTCTTTCTTTGCTCTAAAAACGTAAACATActcacatcttcatcatcatttacttgtctttgattattgtttactcacttgtagttgtttgttgttgttaagaatcaaactttaagtttgatcttcatattatcttgtattacaagaacaaacaagaacctaaacttcctagtttatggttctagatttaatgttttgaaagattgaaagttcatgagttgtaaaatcattacttgtgttcatgtttgtaaacttaaagtttactttcttaaggatcaagccttggcttgaatctttccaagtatgaacaaccatgaactttttacttgtttatttagtttatattCATCATTTTGTACATGTTTTAGTTCGTGTTTGTTGGTTaagggtcaagtattacaagttaatcttgatctcatactttcttgaactaaagttaactttataagttcaagaacatggaagtataactttatagttataacttcatatacttatgaaagatctaagtttctatagcttatgttcTTCTAATTTTATCATaatcaagagcttataagcttacatacactttacaagatgaagatctaagtttcataacttatggtttcatgaaaataaagattcaagtgttataacttaggatttaacttagtaattttagatctagacttttgggtctaggatcttcaagatcaaactaagaactatgttctgtgacaacccgaaaatttccaactaaatttaaactttaatctttatctttatatgtttccgacacgataagcaatatttgttaagttaaatttcaagaattttaaactatgttcatacattcattcaacctcgaccaagttccaacgattcacgaaccattaaacgaatatgattatatatgtatatgtgtatatatattataacttgaaacgtaaacaaaatattagattaaatactttatatgattgtatctgtttcaaaatgtttatcaatggaattagaagataagatcaaatgattgaattatcagatatattgaattattattacaagtctctgttgaaaggcctacgttgatttgagaaatctttccattttaacaatattcggaaaatggtaaagtgatttttaaataagaacaaatagtcaatcattgagaactagacaaaggatagtggaagactgaatctcataaagactcgattgatctatttagtttcaaacgtacaaaaatgttttcagtttagaaagaactttattattaaaacgcatataacttttataaatatctagaaccatttttgacaactcattatttaactagtaagataaagataatgatatttatattttattttattaaatatatataacgatttaaattaatattatatatatttatacgcgtattatacgtacatagttttatacttttactatacttaaactttacctttactttatttttactttactttaactttaataattcactttaataattcatactttaataattcactttaataattcatactttaataattcactttaataattcatactttaataattcactttaataattcatactttaataatttactttaataatttaaaaatctattataaatagaattcaataggtttcattatttcatagaaacttaaaaatatttttctctaaactctctcaatcgaattacatatatatatttactccgtattatttcaagatattattagtatacataaaatattacgacggagtgctgtccgagtgatttcgaaattgtttttcgagtgggataggattaaggaaattatgggttatagctatggaggtgattgagtatggttcatgggtatgctcgtgaggtcaatatagtgtttatcatttccgttgcgtctacgtacctttcctgcaatattgaatctcaatattgatacgtgagtactcataatttaacttttacatactaatagtgtatccctgactagtgctcgagtatttaggattatgtatgcttatacttttgatattgcccttagacaggttaggttgaatcttgaattagttacacttgcggttgagataaggtataagatatgcatgtccttggaaagctagcgaaaaattaagaacttttcctttagatatcgaatggtttcgatgaacggattagaagttataatcaattgaattttcgatatttttattaaaaatgattattattatcgtcgtttttatcgtcgttctagttttatcttattattatcattattattatctttatcaataaaagggatttatcattaaaaattgttattttttttattattactatcgttattatcgttaaagttataattagtattattatattattattatccaattattattattattattattattattattattattattattattattattattattattattattattattattattattattattattattattattattggtattattattattattattatcattattaatatatatatcattatttaaaaatgattattgttattgttattgttattgttattattattactactatattatc is from Rutidosis leptorrhynchoides isolate AG116_Rl617_1_P2 chromosome 10, CSIRO_AGI_Rlap_v1, whole genome shotgun sequence and encodes:
- the LOC139870259 gene encoding uncharacterized protein: MTTEEPYEHITEFNEICATNLVNGFTDEEVRLRLFPYSLKDKGKRWFLSLPARSITTWAVMKKKFLEEFYPISKTSDMRMKIKSFRQFPDELFHEAYESLKELLRSCPHHEIPKWELVKVFYDGLDSQNRQFLLVASGGVFMTRSSEDEWAFFEQLSKGSKTQASVARQTHNPSQVNHMSNSGGLTRNLEKELDEIKMLHPMFNNPNQGGSVNFVQVQDVCSICGDASHYANGCKKGIPLGIEEQVNEVQGRKYDLYSNTYNPGWRM